One part of the Paenibacillus silvisoli genome encodes these proteins:
- the pknB gene encoding Stk1 family PASTA domain-containing Ser/Thr kinase has translation MIGHELGGRYEIITRIGGGGMALVYKAQDILLNRNVAVKVLRQQFVHDEEFIRRFRREAQSAAALSHPNVVSIYDVGQEDDTHYIVMEYVEGNNLNEIIKERAPLQTDEAVRIALQICDALEHAHHNQIIHRDIKPHNILIGKNGRVKVTDFGIARAVTSSTITQTGSVVGSVHYFSPEHAKGVVTGEKSDLYSLGIVLYQMVTGKLPFLGESPISVALKHLQENFAEPKTLNPYIPQSVENIILRAMRKNPVERYDSAAEMLSDLESCLQPERLNEPKITFSNPDFDETRVMPAIRGSIADKMTATTSSVKSSEPNGSGSGSGLGSGTGSNSNPSSNSGSGSGNSFKEKESGEQDTDRWNSDGLEETRKRKWVKPVITVATTLIIIGLVYWGAMTVLSWFDIEEVDVPYVVNKTETEARTMLEQAGLKVEEPSVYTEKEGVPKDVVYEQSKPNQRVKVGSFIKLYVSKGPKMVAASDYSGKSYEDTVAALVALGVPEESIGKNEEYSDETPGTVLSQSPEAGAEFDPKTVQFSLTVSQGKETFPMPKLIDLSEKEAIALLKSKGLVINEADIVREPSYKEKGTVIAQYPFDPEAAVSEGAAITLTISSGLPEEALEYTFNIVISPAEAGKSSEIRIVYSDARGENIEWGKRKIKDTQTFPVKVVLDPNTEAMVTIYRDNQFTDTFSKTYDEVKSGASGAPETVPGTETPPADQPAQTEENPTDEGNATNPTDETDGTEGTDGTTNETAQ, from the coding sequence ATGATTGGACATGAATTAGGCGGACGCTACGAGATTATTACGCGCATCGGCGGCGGCGGCATGGCGCTTGTTTACAAAGCGCAAGATATTTTGCTGAACCGCAACGTCGCCGTCAAGGTGCTGCGCCAGCAGTTCGTGCACGACGAGGAATTTATTCGCCGTTTCCGGCGCGAAGCGCAGTCCGCGGCCGCGCTGTCGCATCCGAACGTCGTCAGCATTTACGACGTCGGGCAAGAGGACGATACCCACTATATCGTCATGGAGTACGTCGAAGGCAACAATTTGAATGAAATCATCAAAGAGCGCGCGCCGCTTCAAACCGACGAGGCGGTACGGATCGCCTTGCAAATCTGCGACGCGCTTGAGCACGCGCATCATAACCAAATCATTCATCGCGATATTAAACCGCATAATATTTTGATCGGCAAGAACGGGCGCGTGAAGGTGACGGATTTCGGCATCGCGCGGGCGGTAACGTCCTCGACGATCACGCAGACGGGCTCGGTCGTCGGATCGGTCCATTATTTCTCGCCGGAGCACGCCAAGGGCGTTGTCACGGGAGAGAAATCCGACCTGTATTCGCTCGGCATCGTGCTGTACCAGATGGTGACAGGCAAGCTGCCTTTCCTGGGCGAAAGCCCGATCAGCGTCGCTCTCAAGCATCTGCAGGAAAACTTTGCGGAGCCGAAGACACTGAACCCGTACATACCGCAAAGCGTCGAAAATATTATTTTGCGCGCGATGCGCAAAAATCCGGTCGAGCGTTACGACTCCGCCGCGGAAATGCTGAGCGATCTGGAAAGCTGCTTGCAGCCGGAACGGTTGAACGAGCCGAAGATTACGTTTAGCAATCCGGATTTCGACGAGACGCGCGTCATGCCTGCCATTCGCGGCAGCATTGCGGACAAGATGACGGCTACCACGTCAAGCGTCAAGTCATCGGAGCCGAATGGCTCGGGCTCAGGTTCTGGCTTAGGCTCAGGTACAGGATCCAATTCCAATCCAAGCTCCAACTCCGGTTCGGGCTCGGGCAACAGCTTCAAAGAGAAGGAATCGGGCGAGCAGGATACCGACCGCTGGAACTCGGATGGGCTGGAAGAAACGCGAAAGCGCAAATGGGTTAAACCGGTCATTACCGTCGCGACGACGCTCATTATCATCGGTCTCGTTTATTGGGGCGCGATGACGGTGCTGAGCTGGTTCGATATCGAAGAGGTCGACGTTCCGTATGTCGTGAACAAAACCGAAACCGAAGCCCGCACGATGCTTGAACAAGCAGGCTTGAAGGTCGAAGAGCCGTCCGTATATACGGAGAAGGAAGGCGTCCCGAAGGATGTCGTCTATGAGCAATCCAAACCCAACCAGCGGGTAAAGGTCGGTTCGTTCATTAAGCTTTACGTCAGCAAAGGGCCGAAGATGGTCGCGGCTAGCGACTACAGCGGGAAGTCCTATGAAGATACCGTCGCCGCACTGGTCGCCCTCGGCGTTCCGGAAGAGAGTATCGGCAAGAATGAAGAATACAGCGATGAAACACCTGGAACGGTGTTAAGCCAGTCGCCGGAGGCAGGTGCCGAGTTCGATCCGAAAACGGTGCAGTTCAGCCTGACCGTCAGCCAAGGCAAAGAGACGTTCCCGATGCCGAAGCTCATTGACCTGAGCGAGAAAGAAGCGATCGCGCTTCTAAAATCCAAAGGGCTTGTCATCAATGAGGCCGATATCGTGCGCGAGCCGAGCTACAAAGAGAAGGGCACCGTAATTGCCCAATATCCGTTCGATCCGGAGGCAGCCGTATCCGAAGGAGCGGCCATTACGCTCACGATCAGCTCCGGCTTGCCGGAAGAAGCGCTCGAATATACGTTCAATATCGTCATTTCGCCGGCGGAAGCCGGCAAGAGCAGCGAAATCCGCATCGTCTACTCCGATGCGCGCGGCGAGAATATTGAATGGGGCAAGCGGAAAATTAAAGATACCCAGACCTTCCCGGTGAAAGTCGTGCTGGATCCGAATACGGAAGCGATGGTTACGATCTATCGAGACAATCAATTTACCGATACCTTCTCCAAAACCTATGACGAGGTGAAATCGGGCGCTTCAGGAGCGCCGGAAACGGTACCGGGCACCGAAACGCCGCCGGCAGATCAGCCGGCGCAAACCGAGGAGAATCCGACTGATGAAGGCAACGCAACAAACCCAACCGACGAAACAGACGGAACCGAAGGAACCGATGGAACTACAAATGAAACAGCCCAATAA
- a CDS encoding Stp1/IreP family PP2C-type Ser/Thr phosphatase gives MKIAYRSDVGRVRSVNEDTAWSDSYEFGLTVAIVADGMGGHKAGEVASQLAVDTFREALQDVGAALSLEERKLLMSQAILQANEVIYDMASNNEQFHNMGTTIVAALIQDDNAVIGHIGDSRVYKWRDGIMTQLTEDHTLVHELVKSGQITLEEAATHPRRNVITRALGTDEQVDVDIICTSWHAGDLLMMCSDGLTTMASPSSIMETLGQDELSLDDKADRLVQLAMEAGGDDNITVILLHHAEDTELEG, from the coding sequence GTGAAAATCGCGTATCGGAGCGATGTTGGGCGAGTTCGGTCAGTAAACGAAGATACGGCATGGTCGGACTCCTATGAGTTCGGCCTGACCGTGGCGATTGTCGCCGACGGCATGGGCGGACATAAGGCGGGCGAAGTGGCCAGCCAGCTTGCTGTCGATACGTTCCGGGAAGCGCTGCAGGACGTTGGTGCGGCGCTGTCGCTGGAAGAGCGCAAGCTGCTGATGAGCCAAGCTATTTTGCAGGCGAACGAAGTCATTTACGATATGGCATCGAACAATGAACAGTTTCATAACATGGGTACGACAATCGTTGCCGCACTTATTCAAGACGATAATGCAGTCATCGGACATATTGGCGACAGCCGCGTGTACAAATGGAGAGACGGCATCATGACCCAGCTGACGGAAGACCATACGCTCGTGCACGAGCTTGTCAAATCGGGTCAAATTACGCTCGAGGAAGCGGCGACGCATCCGCGGCGGAACGTCATTACGCGCGCGCTGGGCACGGATGAACAGGTCGACGTCGATATCATTTGCACCTCCTGGCACGCGGGCGATTTGCTCATGATGTGCAGCGATGGATTGACGACGATGGCGAGCCCATCCTCCATCATGGAGACGTTAGGCCAGGATGAACTGTCGCTGGACGACAAAGCGGATCGGCTTGTCCAACTGGCGATGGAAGCAGGCGGAGACGACAATATTACCGTCATTCTGCTGCATCATGCCGAAGACACAGAGCTTGAGGGGTGA
- the rlmN gene encoding 23S rRNA (adenine(2503)-C(2))-methyltransferase RlmN yields the protein MKPFIYDYTLEQLQDWMKENGEPAFRGTQLFEWLYVKRVKSFEEMSNLSKALRQKLDDHFQFVTLTEITKFESKDGTVKFLFGLHDNHAIETVIMRHNYGNSICVTTQVGCRIGCTFCASTLGGLKRNLTAGEIVAQVVVAQQLLDASNERVSSIVIMGSGEPFENYDATMTFLRLMIHEKGLNIGQRHITVSTSGIVPSIYKFAEENTQINLAISIHAPNDKLRSKLMPVNRRFPFEEVMEACRYYIAKTGRRITFEYALIGSVNDQSEHAQELADVLKGLLCHVNLIPVNHVPERDYVRTPREQIFEFHRILEKNNINATIRREQGHDIAAACGQLRAKHMESTAG from the coding sequence ATGAAACCGTTCATCTACGACTATACGTTAGAGCAATTGCAGGATTGGATGAAAGAAAACGGCGAGCCGGCTTTCCGCGGCACGCAGCTGTTCGAGTGGCTGTACGTGAAACGCGTGAAGAGCTTCGAGGAGATGAGCAACCTCTCCAAGGCGCTTCGCCAGAAGCTGGACGACCATTTTCAATTCGTCACGCTTACCGAAATCACGAAATTCGAATCGAAAGACGGCACGGTCAAGTTTCTGTTCGGCCTGCATGACAACCATGCGATCGAAACGGTTATCATGCGCCACAACTACGGCAACAGCATCTGCGTAACGACGCAGGTAGGCTGCCGGATCGGCTGCACGTTCTGCGCTTCGACGCTTGGCGGCTTGAAGCGGAATTTGACGGCGGGCGAGATCGTGGCTCAAGTCGTTGTCGCTCAGCAGCTCCTGGACGCATCGAACGAGCGCGTGTCGAGCATCGTCATTATGGGCTCCGGCGAGCCGTTCGAAAATTATGACGCGACGATGACGTTCCTTCGCCTCATGATTCACGAGAAGGGCTTGAATATCGGCCAGCGCCATATCACGGTTTCGACCAGCGGCATCGTCCCGAGCATTTACAAGTTCGCCGAGGAGAACACGCAAATTAACCTGGCGATCTCGATTCATGCGCCGAACGACAAGCTGCGTTCCAAGCTGATGCCGGTTAACCGCCGCTTCCCGTTCGAGGAAGTGATGGAAGCTTGCCGGTATTACATCGCAAAGACGGGTCGCCGGATTACGTTCGAGTACGCGCTGATCGGCAGCGTGAACGACCAGAGCGAGCACGCGCAGGAGCTGGCCGACGTATTAAAAGGCTTGCTATGCCACGTCAACTTGATTCCGGTCAACCACGTTCCGGAACGCGATTACGTGCGCACGCCGCGCGAGCAAATTTTCGAATTCCACCGGATTTTAGAGAAGAACAATATCAATGCCACCATCCGCAGAGAACAAGGACATGACATTGCGGCAGCATGCGGACAGCTACGTGCGAAACATATGGAGTCTACGGCGGGGTGA
- the rsmB gene encoding 16S rRNA (cytosine(967)-C(5))-methyltransferase RsmB, with protein MSGGAGKGRGGGKGAGGAVAGQARGGKKPQQQQQPARRKTAREVALDTLVKVAEAGAYSNLQLNRALQDAQLSRQDAGLATELVYGTIQHQRYLDDRLSVLVTKGFHKLTPWVLALLRMSAYQLLLLDRIPPHAAVNEAVVIAKRRGHAGISGMVNGVLRNMERSLAELKQPIERAKPAERIAIQHSYPDWLVRRWISAYGEAETERICAAGNEPPHGSLRVNPLRLSRDKAVSMLREGGYDAAPSKLSHAAVVVSGGGNLAQSEGYQSGLWSLQDESSMLVAEVCAPSPGMSVLDCCAAPGGKTAHLAELMEDRGQVIANDVHPHKKQLIEEQAARLGLQAVRAVTGDALELAGRFEPESFDLVLLDAPCSGFGVIRRKPEIKWTKSEADVHSIAGLQADMLQVAAKLVKPGGTLVYSTCTIEREENEAQVEKFLASHPSFALDADWSPSLLQPLKESHAVGDGFKGMVQLLPQQFGSDGFFIARMKRSQ; from the coding sequence GTGAGCGGCGGAGCAGGAAAGGGACGCGGAGGCGGCAAAGGCGCAGGCGGCGCTGTCGCCGGACAAGCCCGCGGCGGGAAGAAGCCGCAGCAACAGCAGCAGCCTGCACGGCGGAAAACCGCGCGCGAGGTTGCGCTTGATACGCTTGTAAAGGTAGCCGAAGCCGGCGCCTACAGCAATCTGCAGCTCAATCGCGCCCTGCAGGATGCGCAGCTGTCGCGGCAGGATGCCGGTCTTGCGACCGAGCTCGTATACGGCACGATCCAGCATCAGCGGTATTTGGACGATCGGCTGAGCGTTCTCGTGACCAAGGGCTTCCACAAGCTGACGCCATGGGTGCTCGCGCTGCTTCGCATGAGCGCGTACCAATTGCTGCTGCTTGACCGGATTCCGCCGCATGCCGCGGTTAACGAAGCCGTCGTGATCGCCAAGCGTCGCGGGCATGCCGGTATTTCCGGTATGGTGAACGGGGTGCTCCGCAACATGGAGCGGAGCTTGGCGGAGCTCAAACAGCCGATCGAGCGCGCAAAACCGGCCGAGCGGATCGCGATCCAGCATTCGTACCCGGACTGGCTGGTGCGGCGCTGGATCAGTGCCTACGGCGAAGCGGAGACCGAGCGGATTTGCGCCGCCGGCAACGAGCCGCCTCACGGCAGCCTGCGCGTAAATCCGTTGCGGCTGTCCCGGGATAAGGCGGTCTCGATGCTGAGAGAAGGCGGCTATGACGCCGCTCCATCGAAGCTCTCCCATGCTGCCGTTGTCGTAAGCGGCGGCGGCAACCTTGCGCAATCGGAGGGCTATCAGTCGGGACTGTGGTCGCTGCAGGACGAGAGCTCCATGCTTGTCGCCGAGGTGTGCGCGCCTTCGCCCGGCATGAGCGTGCTCGATTGCTGCGCGGCGCCGGGCGGCAAGACGGCGCATCTGGCCGAGTTGATGGAGGATCGGGGGCAAGTCATCGCCAACGATGTCCATCCGCATAAGAAGCAGCTCATCGAAGAGCAGGCCGCGCGCCTTGGCCTTCAAGCGGTGCGAGCCGTTACGGGAGATGCGCTTGAGCTTGCGGGCCGGTTTGAGCCGGAGAGCTTCGATCTGGTACTGCTCGACGCGCCGTGCTCCGGCTTCGGCGTCATCCGGCGCAAGCCGGAGATTAAATGGACGAAGAGCGAAGCGGACGTGCATTCGATTGCCGGCTTGCAAGCCGACATGCTGCAGGTTGCGGCGAAGCTGGTGAAGCCGGGCGGTACGCTCGTATACAGCACGTGCACGATCGAGCGGGAAGAGAACGAGGCGCAAGTCGAGAAGTTTCTGGCGTCGCACCCTTCGTTCGCGTTGGATGCCGATTGGTCGCCAAGCCTGTTGCAGCCGCTGAAGGAATCACATGCGGTCGGAGACGGGTTCAAGGGCATGGTGCAGCTGCTGCCGCAGCAGTTCGGCAGCGACGGATTTTTCATCGCCCGCATGAAACGCAGCCAATAA
- the fmt gene encoding methionyl-tRNA formyltransferase, with amino-acid sequence MRIVFMGTPEFAVPSLEAILAAGHTVELVVTQPDRPKGRKKTLTPPPVKEAALLRGLPVAQPEKLRGSETVQQIAELQPDLIVTAAYGQILPKAVLEVPRLGCINVHGSLLPRYRGGAPIQRSIINGEPKTGVTIMYMAEGLDTGDMISVVEVPIDEADTSGTLFAKLTDAGAKLLAETLPAIEAGTAGRTAQNHEEATYAPNLTRDDERIDWSRPARSIYNQVRGLSPMAGGFTIYNGDPFKVWGCKVVKRGGGASAEPGTVTAVSDEGITVQTGEDALLLTTIQPSGKKAMPAAEWLKGARLETGTRFGGDEA; translated from the coding sequence ATGCGCATCGTTTTTATGGGGACGCCGGAGTTTGCCGTCCCATCCCTTGAAGCTATTCTAGCGGCAGGTCATACGGTCGAGCTCGTCGTCACGCAGCCTGACCGTCCGAAAGGCCGCAAAAAAACGTTGACGCCGCCTCCGGTTAAGGAAGCGGCTCTTCTTCGCGGCCTGCCTGTCGCGCAGCCGGAGAAGCTGCGCGGCTCGGAAACGGTCCAGCAAATTGCCGAGCTGCAGCCGGATCTGATCGTGACGGCGGCCTATGGACAGATATTGCCGAAAGCGGTTCTTGAGGTACCGCGGCTTGGCTGCATCAACGTGCATGGCTCGCTGCTGCCGCGCTACCGCGGCGGCGCGCCGATTCAGCGTTCCATCATTAACGGCGAGCCGAAAACAGGCGTCACGATCATGTATATGGCCGAGGGGCTGGATACCGGCGATATGATCAGCGTCGTCGAAGTGCCGATCGACGAGGCCGATACGTCCGGCACGTTGTTCGCGAAGCTGACGGACGCAGGGGCGAAGCTGCTAGCCGAGACGCTGCCGGCCATCGAGGCGGGCACGGCCGGAAGAACGGCGCAAAACCATGAGGAAGCGACGTATGCGCCGAATTTGACGCGCGACGATGAGCGGATCGATTGGAGCCGTCCGGCGCGCAGCATTTATAACCAAGTCCGCGGGTTGTCTCCGATGGCCGGCGGGTTTACGATCTATAACGGCGATCCGTTCAAAGTTTGGGGCTGCAAGGTCGTGAAACGCGGCGGCGGGGCTTCGGCGGAGCCCGGAACGGTGACCGCGGTGTCCGATGAAGGCATTACGGTGCAAACCGGCGAGGACGCGCTGCTCTTGACGACCATCCAGCCGTCCGGCAAGAAAGCGATGCCGGCTGCGGAATGGCTGAAAGGCGCGCGGCTGGAAACCGGCACCCGTTTCGGCGGTGACGAAGCGTGA
- the def gene encoding peptide deformylase → MAIRLIVQDPDPVLRERAAEVTKFNANLHKLLRDMAETMYDADGVGLAAPQVGISKRVIVVDVGDDNGLIEMVNPEIIEASGEQLGPEGCLSIQKLSGDVKRAQKIKVRGQDRSGATFEMEAADFLARAFQHEVDHLNGVLFTDIAVSIYDSASRPPRDGE, encoded by the coding sequence ATGGCTATTCGACTGATTGTTCAAGATCCGGATCCGGTGCTGCGCGAACGCGCGGCGGAAGTTACGAAGTTTAACGCAAATTTGCATAAATTGCTCCGCGACATGGCGGAAACGATGTACGATGCGGACGGGGTAGGCCTTGCGGCGCCTCAGGTCGGGATTTCCAAGCGCGTCATCGTGGTCGATGTCGGCGACGACAACGGGCTGATCGAAATGGTCAATCCGGAAATTATCGAAGCTTCCGGCGAGCAGCTCGGACCTGAAGGCTGCCTCAGCATTCAGAAGCTGAGCGGCGACGTCAAGAGAGCGCAAAAAATTAAAGTGAGAGGGCAGGACCGGAGCGGCGCTACGTTCGAGATGGAAGCGGCCGATTTCCTGGCGCGCGCGTTCCAGCATGAAGTGGACCACTTGAATGGCGTCTTGTTTACGGACATTGCCGTATCGATTTACGATTCCGCCAGCCGCCCTCCACGGGACGGAGAGTGA
- the priA gene encoding primosomal protein N', whose protein sequence is MIAKVIVDVPSRATDRPFDYKIPAGMIGWVEVGSRVGVPFGGRVLQGFVIGLADFADIDENKLKPIAELLDHIPPLSPDLVELAQWISDKYCCALTTALQAMIPSALKGKADSVVTIAEDTDADDDETALFANALFTDAPWLAYIRAAGGPVRMAALQERFPADASAVKQAIKLGVLTEQVTIRDRLAVRKVLTVYPPDQLALAQEALMNYPARAAKQQDVLRYMLEHREPITMTALVEALSTTSATIRAVADKGWITIREVEQQRDPYAGRSFKRTEPLPLTEGQQAVYEEIAEALDAEASRVFLLHGVTGSGKTEVYLQTIERCLQHERQAIVLVPEIALTPQMVERFKGRFGNSVAVLHSRLSSGERYDEWRKIREGRAQVAVGARSAVFAPFPRVGLIIIDEEHESSYKQEESPKYHARDVAVRRARQHGAAVVLGSATPSLESYAAASRVLPAASASDTASGAKANGGSALLPMPYRVGNRPLPKVHLVDMREELKAGNRSMFSRQLHEGLLDRLEKGEQSVLLLNRRGYSTFVMCRSCGYTAQCPHCDISLTYHQKSRVLRCHYCGHAEQSPEKCPSCESEHIRFFGTGTQRVEEELAKLFPGIRVIRMDVDTTTEKGSHEKWLTMFGERKADVLLGTQMVAKGLDFPYVTLVGVIAADTSLHLPDFRAAEKTFQLLTQVAGRAGRHELPGEVVVQTYNPEHYAIVTAQHHDYAGFVQEELKLRRFMSYPPFCRLIVITLSDEQLTHLITAGDKLAATLRQLAYEAGIKGSIDSDGARFIDILGPVASPIPRMKDRYRFQCMVKYRGNVGAIELLKKAISLLSGPQGQPPVQLSVDVDPQVIL, encoded by the coding sequence ATGATAGCGAAGGTCATTGTGGATGTGCCGAGCCGCGCGACGGATCGGCCTTTTGATTATAAAATACCCGCAGGCATGATTGGCTGGGTGGAGGTCGGCAGCCGGGTAGGCGTTCCGTTTGGCGGACGCGTTCTCCAAGGCTTCGTGATCGGGCTGGCGGATTTTGCCGACATCGACGAAAACAAGCTGAAGCCGATTGCCGAGCTGCTCGATCATATTCCGCCGTTATCGCCGGATTTGGTCGAGCTGGCGCAATGGATCAGCGATAAATATTGCTGCGCGCTGACGACGGCGCTGCAAGCGATGATTCCGTCCGCGCTCAAAGGAAAAGCGGACTCCGTCGTGACGATCGCCGAAGACACGGATGCGGACGACGATGAAACGGCCTTGTTCGCAAATGCTTTGTTTACCGATGCTCCATGGCTGGCTTATATTCGCGCGGCCGGGGGACCGGTCAGAATGGCGGCACTGCAGGAACGGTTTCCGGCGGACGCGTCGGCCGTCAAGCAGGCAATCAAGCTTGGCGTGCTGACGGAGCAGGTAACGATAAGGGACCGGCTTGCCGTTCGTAAAGTGCTGACCGTTTATCCGCCGGATCAGCTTGCGCTGGCTCAGGAAGCGCTGATGAATTACCCGGCCCGGGCGGCTAAGCAGCAAGATGTGCTGCGTTATATGCTGGAGCATCGGGAGCCGATCACGATGACGGCGCTCGTGGAGGCGCTGTCTACGACATCCGCCACGATAAGGGCGGTCGCGGACAAAGGCTGGATCACCATCCGCGAAGTGGAGCAGCAGCGCGATCCTTACGCGGGGCGCAGCTTCAAGCGGACCGAGCCGCTCCCCCTCACGGAGGGGCAGCAGGCCGTTTACGAGGAAATCGCGGAGGCGCTCGATGCCGAGGCATCCCGCGTCTTTCTGCTGCACGGCGTTACCGGCAGCGGTAAAACGGAAGTTTATTTGCAGACGATCGAACGGTGTTTGCAGCATGAGCGCCAAGCGATCGTGCTTGTGCCGGAGATCGCGCTTACGCCGCAGATGGTCGAGCGGTTTAAAGGCCGCTTCGGCAATTCCGTCGCCGTGCTGCACAGCCGTCTCTCGAGCGGCGAGCGTTACGACGAATGGCGCAAAATCCGCGAAGGCCGCGCGCAAGTGGCGGTCGGCGCGCGATCGGCCGTATTCGCGCCGTTTCCGCGCGTCGGCTTGATTATTATCGACGAAGAGCACGAGTCTTCTTATAAACAGGAAGAGAGCCCGAAGTATCATGCTCGGGACGTCGCGGTTCGGCGAGCGAGGCAGCATGGCGCCGCGGTTGTTTTGGGCTCGGCCACGCCTTCGCTTGAGAGCTACGCGGCCGCTTCCAGGGTGCTTCCCGCTGCGTCTGCTTCGGACACGGCTTCTGGCGCGAAGGCAAACGGCGGCTCGGCGCTTCTGCCGATGCCGTACCGGGTAGGCAACCGGCCGCTGCCGAAAGTCCATCTTGTCGACATGCGGGAAGAGCTGAAGGCCGGCAACCGGTCGATGTTTAGCCGCCAGCTTCACGAAGGACTGCTGGACCGCCTCGAGAAGGGCGAGCAGTCCGTGCTGCTATTGAACCGCCGCGGCTATTCCACCTTCGTTATGTGCCGCTCCTGCGGCTATACCGCGCAATGCCCGCACTGCGACATTTCGCTTACCTACCATCAGAAATCGCGCGTCCTGCGCTGCCATTATTGCGGCCATGCCGAGCAGTCGCCCGAAAAATGCCCATCCTGCGAGAGCGAGCATATTCGTTTCTTCGGAACGGGCACGCAGCGGGTGGAAGAGGAGCTCGCGAAGCTGTTTCCCGGCATCCGCGTCATTCGCATGGACGTGGATACGACCACCGAGAAAGGCTCGCACGAAAAATGGCTCACGATGTTCGGGGAACGGAAAGCGGACGTGCTGCTCGGCACGCAGATGGTGGCGAAAGGGCTTGATTTTCCATACGTTACGTTAGTAGGCGTCATTGCGGCCGACACGTCGCTTCATCTGCCTGATTTTCGGGCGGCCGAGAAGACGTTCCAGCTCCTCACGCAGGTTGCCGGCCGTGCCGGAAGGCATGAGCTTCCGGGCGAGGTCGTCGTGCAAACGTACAATCCGGAGCATTACGCGATCGTTACGGCGCAGCATCATGACTACGCCGGATTCGTCCAAGAGGAGCTGAAGCTTCGCCGGTTCATGTCGTATCCGCCGTTTTGCCGGTTAATCGTCATCACGCTATCGGATGAGCAGCTGACCCATCTCATTACGGCCGGCGACAAGCTGGCGGCCACGCTCCGGCAGCTCGCCTACGAGGCCGGCATCAAAGGTTCGATCGATAGCGACGGCGCGCGGTTTATCGATATTTTAGGGCCTGTCGCCTCGCCGATTCCACGGATGAAAGATCGCTATCGTTTTCAATGTATGGTAAAATATCGTGGAAACGTAGGGGCGATCGAGCTGCTGAAAAAGGCGATCAGCCTGCTGTCCGGGCCGCAGGGCCAGCCGCCCGTGCAGCTTAGCGTGGACGTGGATCCGCAAGTTATTTTATAA
- the coaBC gene encoding bifunctional phosphopantothenoylcysteine decarboxylase/phosphopantothenate--cysteine ligase CoaBC has product MLRGKTIVLGISGGIAAYKAATICSRLVQAGANVRVIMTESATKFVTPLTLQTLSRHTVYTDTFDEFDPAVVAHINVADSADLVVLAPATANVLAKMANGHGDDMLSTTLLATTAPILVAPAMNVHMYAHPAVQRNMEVLAERGVRFVEPGTGLLACGYVGKGRLAEPEDIVFAVQQWFAHSQDLAGKNVLVTAGGTVERLDPVRFLTNDSSGKMGFALAEAAANRGANVTLIAARTTAEPIQGVNVVRVESAEQMLQAVLERYDSADAVIKAAAVADYRPAVRANSKIKKSEEKLVLELERTTDILKTLGERKTHQFLVGFAAETEQIERYAMDKLVRKNCDLVVANDVSEEGAGFNVDTNIVRVFGEEGLLEALPMLRKREVADRLIGLIVERMSAKAAKGAAE; this is encoded by the coding sequence ATGCTGAGAGGAAAAACGATCGTACTTGGGATTTCCGGCGGAATCGCGGCATATAAGGCGGCGACGATTTGCAGCAGATTGGTGCAGGCGGGAGCGAACGTGCGCGTCATCATGACGGAATCGGCGACGAAGTTCGTCACGCCGCTTACGCTGCAAACATTGTCGCGCCATACGGTGTATACGGACACGTTCGACGAGTTCGATCCGGCCGTCGTCGCGCATATCAATGTCGCGGACAGCGCGGACCTCGTCGTCCTTGCGCCGGCAACGGCGAATGTGCTGGCCAAGATGGCGAACGGACACGGCGACGATATGCTGAGCACGACGCTGCTGGCGACGACGGCGCCGATTCTAGTTGCGCCCGCGATGAACGTGCATATGTATGCGCATCCGGCCGTACAGCGCAACATGGAAGTGCTCGCGGAGCGCGGCGTCCGTTTCGTGGAGCCGGGGACGGGGCTGCTCGCGTGCGGCTATGTGGGCAAAGGCAGGCTTGCGGAGCCTGAAGATATCGTGTTTGCCGTCCAGCAATGGTTCGCGCACAGTCAAGATCTTGCGGGCAAGAACGTGCTCGTTACCGCGGGAGGAACGGTTGAGCGGCTGGATCCGGTACGTTTCCTGACGAACGATTCCTCGGGCAAAATGGGCTTCGCCTTGGCGGAGGCCGCTGCTAATCGCGGCGCGAACGTTACGCTAATCGCGGCGCGCACGACGGCGGAGCCGATCCAAGGCGTGAACGTCGTTCGCGTGGAATCGGCGGAGCAGATGCTGCAGGCCGTGCTGGAGCGCTATGATTCGGCGGATGCGGTAATCAAAGCGGCGGCAGTCGCGGATTACCGGCCGGCCGTGAGGGCGAACAGCAAGATCAAAAAGAGCGAAGAGAAGCTCGTGCTCGAGCTGGAGCGGACGACCGATATATTGAAGACATTAGGCGAACGAAAGACGCATCAGTTTCTGGTCGGGTTCGCGGCGGAAACCGAGCAGATCGAGCGGTATGCGATGGACAAGCTCGTCCGGAAAAATTGCGATCTCGTCGTTGCCAACGACGTTTCGGAAGAAGGCGCGGGGTTCAACGTCGATACGAACATCGTGCGCGTATTCGGCGAGGAGGGGCTGTTGGAAGCTTTGCCCATGCTCCGTAAGCGAGAAGTCGCGGACCGGTTGATCGGCTTGATCGTCGAACGGATGAGCGCGAAGGCGGCCAAGGGGGCCGCCGAATGA